A single window of Anomaloglossus baeobatrachus isolate aAnoBae1 chromosome 9, aAnoBae1.hap1, whole genome shotgun sequence DNA harbors:
- the LOC142251581 gene encoding CCN family member 1-like yields the protein MFAGSLLLAALLGTACSVKMAELSCSSTCVCPKETSMCAPGISLVTDSCGCCKVCARQYNQDCDVRHPCDHIKGLHCDFGADPSSTKGICRAKSEGRPCEFFGQIYQNGENFQPNCKHQCSCMDGVVGCMPLCPQEMALPSVDCINPRLVKVPGQCCEEWMCDSNHISEDSGDTTMGDVDDTLKSSEENLDQEDVEPVSSNELITLVRNGFKVETGLGPHPQPDRSSCAIQTTEWSQCSKSCGMGLSTRITNDNPQCKLMKETRLCQIRPCKDPLPSKPKNGKKCTRTKKAKQAMHFTYAGCNSVRRYKPNYCGSCTDGRCCTPSKTRTMRVRFRCDDGDTFQKSMMWIEKCRCHQNCPYHSELSYPHYRLHNDIHKFTD from the exons ATGTTTGCTGGATCTCTGCTTCTGGCTGCGCTGCTGGGAACTGCCTGCTCTGTGAAGATG GCAGAACTATCATGCTCATCAACGTGCGTCTGCCCCAAAGAAACATCCATGTGCGCCCCTGGCATCAGCCTTGTAACGGACAGTTGCGGATGCTGTAAAGTGTGCGCCCGTCAATACAACCAGGACTGCGACGTGAGACACCCCTGCGACCACATCAAGGGGCTGCACTGCGACTTTGGAGCCGATCCCTCTTCTACCAAGGGCATCTGCCGTG CCAAGTCTGAAGGTCGACCTTGTGAATTTTTCGGGCAAATCTATCAGAACGGGGAGAACTTTCAACCCAACTGCAAGCACCAGTGTTCCTGCATGGATGGAGTGGTAGGATGTATGCCCCTGTGTCCTCAGGAAATGGCCTTGCCCAGCGTGGACTGCATTAATCCGAGACTCGTCAAGGTCCCTGGACAGTGCTGTGAGGAGTGGATGTGTGATAGCAACCATATCTCCGAAGACTCGGGAGACACCACCATGGGAGACGTGGATGATACTTTGAAATCATCTGAAGAAAACTTAGATCAGGAGGATGTGGAACCCGTATCCAGCAACGAGCTCATTACTTTGGTTCGAAATGGATTCAAAGTGGAGACTG GTCTGGGTCCTCATCCGCAGCCAGATCGTTCCAGTTGTGCCATCCAAACCACCGAATGGTCACAGTGTTCCAAATCTTGTGGCATGGGACTGTCCACCAGGATAACTAATGATAACCCTCAATGCAAGCTCATGAAAGAGACCCGCTTGTGCCAAATCCGGCCCTGCAAGGACCCACTACCATCCAAACCCAAG aaTGGCAAGAAATGCACCAGAACGAAGAAGGCCAAACAGGCGATGCACTTCACCTACGCCGGATGCAATAGTGTGCGGAGGTACAAGCCAAATTACTGCGGGTCTTGCACAGACGGCCGGTGCTGCACCCCATCTAAGACCAGAACCATGAGGGTGCGCTTCCGTTGTGACGATGGAGACACTTTCCAGAAAAGCATGATGTGGATTGAAAAGTGCAGGTGTCACCAAAACTGCCCCTATCACAGCGAGTTATCTTACCCCCATTACCGGTTACACAATGATATCCACAAATTCACAGACTGA